Within the Fusarium keratoplasticum isolate Fu6.1 chromosome 1, whole genome shotgun sequence genome, the region TGTTACCGATATGTTCAATGACATTCAACCATCACAAATAGGTATGCAGCCCATGCCAAGCCTTAAACTATACCATCTTCAAACATTGACAATAACAACCTGTCTGCTATTCCTCAGTCTATAAGCGCCAGCTCGCTTCTATCTCGGGTCCAGCCCAGTTCCATGGATGACAATCAAAAGACTACATGTACCTAGCCCCATGCTCAATAGACGCCTCCTCCCGCGGATCCTCATGTCTTGTCCCCGGCACGGCACCCATCAGAAACTCGTCACAGTCGCACAAGCAAGGACATAATGCAGTTGGTGCCACCCGTCAACATGTACGTGATGCTGCCTGCACCTGCATGCCATTGTGTtacccatccatccatggatgccGATGCCCACCCGCAGCTCTACCCTGACCCCGGCTTGTTGGTCGCTCCTCTTCCGAGGGTCCGGATTCATAGCGCAGCCCTACAGCCAGTGCGAATACGTACTCGAGAAATACGCATGTTGGTTGTTCGTGGCTGTGACTGTGACTGCACATCATACTCTCTTCCCTTGCTTGAGCAGCTCCGACACCTTGGGGGGCAATACGAGAGTGCTCCGGTCGTTTCGGCGGTAAAAGTCCACCAGCGAGACAGCCGTCTTCTCTGGCAAATCTTCATGAATGAAGTGGCCCGCTTCCGGAAAGACTTGCAAGGCGTATTTCCCTGTGCACACACTCTGGTAAGTACCCAATGTCTCAAGGGGTGTCACTGAATAGCGCCGACATACCTTGCATCTGGCCGATGGTCAACTCAGTGTCAAGTCGGTCAGTCCCAGCCAGCAGAAGCAGTTTTCCTCCTCTAGCCTCGAGGAATTTCTTGCTCAAGCCGACAAACCAGCCTTCCCAGAATGGCTGCGTTGCGCCCAGGTTGgtccgccatctccaaggacGCGTCGGGTCTTGGTTCTCATCAAAGACCAGCAGTGCAGGAACAGACGTCCGGGCAGAAATCGAGTTGCGGATCGTTCGCGATCGGACATGCCAGTCAATACCTGCCTGCAGCGTCGCAAATCCCGAGGGTCTCGTAGATAGGTACGTATGCATGCTCTGCAGGGCATCGATGGCTGAGCCCTCCACCACATCCAGCACGACATACCCCAAGACTGATGTTCCCAACCGGCCCGTCTTGGCCAGATCAGTCACGACGGCTCCACCAAGGGAGTGTCCCACGAGCACGATCGGGGGCATCCCTGGCCACTTCATCTCAGACTTGGTCAGCTGGATGACGTTGAAGAGATCTGTCGATAGTGTCTCCAGCCTCAGATCCAGTGCCGCGTCTCCCGGTACAACCGTCGACCCGTGACCTCTGCAGTCGAGGGCGAGAATGCCAGCCGCGGGCAGTCGTTTTTTAATCTCAGAAGCCACCACGGCAAACGACAGCCCAGAGGATCCTCCTCCATGGTGCATTACAAACAGTGGCCCCTTGTCCACTGGCGATGTCAGGTAGGCATGATAGACCACCTCGGAGTCCTGCTCCGACCTCAGGGACAACTCTCGCTCAAAGTAGGTGGTCCAAGGGATCTGCTCGAGGGTCCTACCACGGGCGACTCTGCGAAGTGTCAGTCCCGCCATGGATTCTCAGCAAGATGCGTTGGAACTACCCTTGAGGTCGAGCAAATAGCTTCTGGTTCGGCGATGGGATGACGGTGCCGGTGGAGGAGACggacgatgccgaggatgCAGACGAGGAGTCGTCGTCCACAGGCTCCGGAAGTTCAGGGACCTGATCAGtctcctgctcctcgtccagctcgttgaagatgtcgttgGACATGCCATACTTGGACTTTGCCCAGGCTCGCTGTAGGTCGCTCATGATGGATCATGGGCTGAGCTGaactgagctgagctgagagGCGGGGTGCAGAAGAGAGGCGTGCCCTCCACCAACGAAGAATGGCAGAGATGTTTTGACCGATGCTTGCGCTCGATGTTTCCTGCCTCTTTCTGCTTTGGATCCGTCGAGGAGCCGCTTCTCATCCGGTCCTCCcgctctctctttcttctttccgaTTTCTTGTTTGTGAAGCCAGCCGcactgatgatgatggttggGCCACAGTGTCGGGCCTGTCAGCCAACCCGACTTGTTTGCAGGCGCAATTACTGGGGCACAGTGCTCGCTTCATATTTGGTTGTTCACACTGTAAGCGTCCTGCCTACCACCACCTAGCCATACAGTGCGGTGTCAGTCTTCCCATTTTATGGCGTCTGGTTCTGAATCATGGTCAGCATAATGTTCTGTCCAACTCATATTTTGAAGTACTGCCATGGAAAGTACGGTCTGGCCCAGGGTCTGGTGGTATCGCTCGAGTGACAGGCGCTGACAACTTGGACGAGGATTGGCATCAACATAGTCATGAGAACACATGTGCGACAATCGAAGACGCTCGACCGGGGTATGGTGGTGTTAGTCTACGGATTTCTGGAGTATAGGTCGGATGAGTGGTATTCTGTCACTGTGTCCGATGAGTATCGGGCTGAGTGTCAACTCGCCTCACCATCGCTTACGATTTACCCAACCATCTCGCCCCTCTGCAGCGCAACCACGAGGCCATGGGTTTCATTGGATGGCATGTACAGAGTACACAACCCTGATCAGCCCGAATGCAGTGACTGGGCCAAGAGTCGTGATCTTTCCTGCATGGGGAGTTGATCATCAAGGAGGGCCTCAAATGTGTTCTAGGGTAAATCCATCAGCTCGGCCAAACCAAGACACACCCACCGTTCCAACTTGGTGGCCTCCTGTCAAAAGGACCACGACTGATGGAACCTCACAGTACTTGCCTCTTGCTCACTTCTGTGAGACAAAGTGTTGTTGCAGTGCAGGATCGAAAAGTATCTCCACCTGTTGAGCGGTGCCAGCTCGATCCGGCGTTATCTTTCAAGCACACCCACCTCGCGTAAAGGTTTTCAAAAACATCCATCAGCGAGTGAAAAAGGCAtactttaaaaaaaagtCGGTAGTTTTCCGTACTCACAACCAAGAGCCCCATACTTTCACCCTCGCATGATCTTACGCATGCGTCGATAGGGAAACTACAAACCCAATTGGAAATCACTTGCCTCTGCAGAGCTACTGGAATCTCACTCGCACCCTCGTCGGCGCGCATCCTCGTTAAACTCTCGGCGAGATTAGAAACAGGCGTAAACCCTGGTCTTGTGATGTTAGTTAACTTCCCTGTTTTAGCCGACCAAGCTAAGAAGATCAATCGCCTAGTTGGGGAGACGAAGTTGGCTGTCTGGTGGAGTGCCTGGAGGGGTGTCTGTCATATTCAGATGGATGATAGAACTTGGTCTTCCTGGCCGACAAAATGATATCTCGAATCTGTCACAATGAGGAGGGGCTGTGGGGAGTATAGTAGAGGATCTTATGTGTTGGTCCCTGGACACTAAGGGACCATTAGGGCCTGCAAGCGACGAACGCGCGTCAACCACGTTCATATTTGGGGTACCCATCATCTCGATAGAGTTGAGACTTTACCCTCATGATCACTGTAGACGACCATAGACGGTCTAAGTGAGTACCATCGCTCCCGGCTTCCGGGAAACCGAACCACGAAAGGGTTAACCAAATAACATAGTTGCCAGATAGTCCGAAGTTAGCCAACCGAGAAAGAACCCTGATCATCGCCAATCCTTTCCGAAGCTGTCCCTCAAGATAATGAAGGAAAAGGCCGCTGACCGGAAAGAAGAACTCACCTCCCCAGCCAAGCGCCCCCAAAAGCAAAAATCCGTCGCAAGGGAGATCGGGAGTCTGAAGTTGATGGTTCCGCGTACCAGGGCAGCGGCTTGAGAGACAATCAGAAATCGTTTCCCTGGGATATTTCTTGACCTGGGGATCAATGGCTCCATAGCAAAAGTGACATGGTGTCGCAGACCTTTGTTGTCGATCTTAACTGATTGAGCCAGCCTACCAACCTAGGCGTCGCAAAAGAAAACATAAAGTCTATCCAACTGCAATGAATCCCCAAATGGGTTAGCTAAACGAGACCGCAACATCAATTGCAACCCAGTTTAGGAACCAACAGTCTCGGTAGGAAGTGCAACCGGTTTTCATCGCCCGCCACTAGAGCCACTCCAACTTGTTCCTGCATGTTCGGACCGGGCCCCCGGCGTCTGTACAGATGAAGTGGTGGGCGAAAGAGAAGACTGGGACTGCTTCTTTTGAAGGGGGGAGAAAGCGCGTGAGCAGAAAAATTGAGTATCTCAAACATGTGACCATACAAGCCAAGTGGCCTTCAGATCGACCCAAGGGTCGAGGCTCTTTTGTCTCCAATCAGACACAGCCTCTAGTTGAATGAAAGGCACTGGGATGAACGTGCGCCATCAAAGCTCGGTGAGGTCACACCTCATAACCTTGTCGGGTTTCCTCACAACAGCCAATCCATCAAGGCAAGGTGAATGGCAGGTTGGCCTGGATCTGTGAACGTGGGGGAAATCTCGTTAATGTCCGAACGTGGGGGCTCTGGCAACCTAGAACCTGTTCCGATTCCGGTAAAGATCGTCTACCGCTCCAGAATGTCTTTCGGGGAACGCTGGGAAACGACGGGTTGCTCAACAAGGACTAGAACAATCAGCCCTCCCTGTGGCAGCGAGCAGATGGCGAGCAGACGCTGCCCCAAAGACGCGGGGGACCTGAGACTTACTGTAGCTGAACAAGTCACAGGTCTTGGGCTACTGTCATGGTTTGGAACAGGCAAGACGCCCCTCGGACATTTTCCTGAATGTCCAAGGGGCTGCAGCCATCAGGGATCTAAGACCCCGTGGATCGATCTAGCGGTGGCGTCTCATGCAGTCGGTCATTTTATCTCTGGGGGCCAGCAGGGCTTGGTGTTCGATCGGCCTGACAATCCTTTCCCACCTAGATCGAAAGGTGCTGTCACTTCTAGCTCATCCAGGTATGTAGAGCTGCTACTGCATGTCTGTCTTCCTCCCATGTTCGCGCGAATCGTTTGAGAGCGAGGATATGGGAAAGTAGAAAGGCAGACGTATTTCCCATGTAGCAATGAGCCACCAACGACGCTGGATACGCCACCCCACTGATAATATACTACAAGATCCTTTCGACTGTTACAACATTAGCCGTGTGGCAAACGGATATCGTCCTGTCAGAACGGCAAGAACTCGCGCGGGCTCTTGATTCGGCAGTAATGAAATGGCTAACTCGAGAGAGTAACGGTCGCTGCTGCTTGACGCTATTGCAGCCCTTGAACCGGCATTTGGCGTAACGTTCCGGCTGTTGGAGGAGGGTAACGGAAATTATGCGCCAATAGCTGGATTCTGATCAGTAACATCCAGCCTGTCCGAGCGAAGAgggctggccttggcaagaCATAACCGAGTCAGTCAAGGTCGCGTCAGAACTCCGTACTTGGTACCAAAGGAAAGACACGATGGAGTCAGGGTCTTGCTCGCGGCAACAACCGGCGACTTGTGATTCCGTGGGTGCCCCCGCAAGAACTGGAGAACTGTACGGCACTTGAATGCTCCAGCCGCCGCTGGCGTGAGGCAGTTTCGATTTTCCTTTATTTTGACGAAGAGACCTGGCTTGGTCGTAGCTCGAATTCTCGGAACAAGACGGGGAGGTGTACAATCCTCTGGAATGTACAAGTCGAGGAGCGTGTTGTCTCACAGGGAGGCTAACGCCTGGGTGATCCGAGTGGATAAAACCCTGGTAGATGCTAACTAATGGCTGACAGAGGAGTCCGACCTTGGTCGGCATTTCTGATCCCATCCGATTCATGTGCTGAAAGCATGTCATCCCTGCTCGGTCATTGCGTCCGTTTTGGGTGAAGCTTTGAGGCCCCGTTGCTCTGGGTGTTTCGATCAATGACAGCACCATgcatcgccaagaagaaTCACGAGAGGGAACATGTACATGTAACATGAGGTGTATGCTGATATCACCGCCAGGTGAGAGAGTGTCTggctctgcctctgcctcccAGCTGAGTGGCACGAGGGGTGGAGAGCACAGACTGCCGCAGACGCCCTGGAAAAAATTGCGACTGCATCCCATCCGCAAATCCGGAGAGCCGACCAGACGCAAGATTTCATCAGATCAAGGTGGATCTTGATCAACCAGGCCCCCGTAAATGGTCTCGTGGAGAGGTGCGTTCCCTGTTGTGAGAAGTGACGCAAACCGGCATGCCTGCTGAGAATCTGCTGTGTGTCTGACAGCTCTGCAGTAGATTGGAGCGCAAGTGGAAGCCAGTTGCGTGTTTGGTCGAAACCTTCAAAGGCCGTggatggaagagaaggagatgatggtatCCGCGAGCCCTCTGAGACTTGAAGGCTTGGTGTGTACATTTCTACTGGAGCCCATCCAGTTTACCCACTCCGAGAATGCAGTGTCCCGTCATTGGATCCGGCAGGTTCTCTGCGTGTGCTGGGCAAAGAAGGTTGAAGGATGATGGCATCTCTCAACCTAGCCTGGTCAGGTTGGCAATGGCCACATCGGACCATGTCTCGAACCGTTCGATGTGAGGAATGATAAGAACTCCGCAAACTACCACGGAGTAAGCTGCGCAAGAGGGAACCTTGAGGCAAGAGGACAGGCCCAAGAACGGGCGCCTCAGGGGTTGAGAATGGGGTACAGCGGTGCGTCGGCAGCTCCCAATGGACGAGTTGAGAATGGGAGAATAAAAATGGCAAATGTCGCTCTCTCTAGCTTGTCCAGGCGGGGACGAGCCTTGAATGATGGGTGGGCCGGCACTTGGTAAGTGGCCTCCATCTggtggaggggagggagtGTGAGGTGGAGACAGCGGAAGCGGAGAGATAGCGCACCTCTTACAGAGATCTCTGCCTCCCGATGAGGAAGCTTGGAGCATGACAGGGCACGTGCGTCTGCGGGAGGCCGATTCCCGTCGCTTCCTTCCCAGAAAGTGGGTCTGAAGTCCCTGCCAAGCTGAGCCTTGCTCTTTCCTGCTTGGTGCCCTGTTCCTTGTTCATCACTGGCCTGGCACTGACCTGACTGTGAAATCTGctctctctgccttctcGTCGGTTCCGTCGCACGCCAATCGCGGCCAAACCGCTCTGATGAAGCCTATTTCGACTCTCTTCCTGTCAGTCTCCTGCTGGCCGCTGTCGCCACTTGCAGCCACTCGCTTTCCAGCCACTCGCAAGCTCCGCCCCGACTCAGCTAGCGGCGGGAGTACCCTCAGCTTGACACCTGAACCTCCAACGGGAGCAACCTGAACTCTCCAGCCATCCCGGTCACTACAGCACCTgttgccatgccatgccatgccccTGAATTAGCATCGTCGCTGTCCCCGTGTTGGTTTCCACTCGAGATGCGATGCGAAGAGATCAACATGTAAAGATGGAACCCCCGAACTGAACTGCATTCACGACCCGTCTTTAGGGGTCCTCTCGGTTGTTCAATGGCGCGCTCGCACTGCAACCAAACTACCTATCACCGCTGCCGAAACATGTCAGAGCCACCCAGGCCTGCCAGAATCACCATAGCGCCCGGCAGCGCGTGATCCTTCGCCTCAGATGCGGCCTCAGCTCTTTCAGCTTTCTCCCTCATTGGGGTCCTAGCAGGGCCATGGCCGCTTACGGGGCTAGTTGGAAAAGGGGCTCTCGCCTCCAGTGTCCGGCTCCCCGCCTAGAGATTTCTTTGAGGCTTGGAGAAGTCGGAAACGGGGTCGCCTGGCAGCGTGTTTGTCCTATCGGATTCGCTGGTTCCTGCTCCCAACAAATCGACTACCCGATACCGTATCCACAAGGCATCACAAAAGCTCGGAAGAGGGGTGATGGCAGCTCCAGCCAGAGATGCTATCTAGCGCGTAATGGTAGTGTTCTTGCATCTGGCTGGCTCAAGCTGTCAGGGCATGAAGCAGGGAGACGCACAGACACACCAGATCAACCTCTAAACAAGAACGCTTCCGTTGAAGCGACTCAGGAACCCAGCTCTAAGCTCCCTGACCACGGCGTGCAGTGTAGCAACGCTTGGCCTGAACCTTGTTCTGGCCCCCGTTACCACATCGGGGGTGACTTTGCGGGTTGGTCGGCCACATTGTTTGTCCGTAATTTGGAGCGCGCATCGGCGCCAGCCAGGATCCATGGATGTTGACGCGTCTGTGTCACTCAGTCATCTTGGTCAATTCAGTTCTGGCGGGGAGTGGCTCCAAGACACGACACCACGCTAACTCCATCTACCCGGAATTTCCACAGCAATCAGAACTTGAGAGCGacaaggagaaaaaaaaaaaaaaaaaggaaacGAGCAACGGCAGCTTGCAGTAGTACATGGAGTCCATCCTTTGGATCTGGGTGGCGCCGTCGCAAACAAGCAGTTGGTCCCTTTGGACATGAGCATGACCATTGCTTTTTCTTCACCAAGGAGTGGGTGTCCGAATCTAGACTTCAAACACATGTGCGAGTGCTCGACGGATGGAGAAGTCTGATCATTCTATCGGCGCTTGTCTCTCCCGACCAATGTCCACAGAGGCGGGCAAgcggagagaagagaaaagacaACAATTGTGCATAAGGCGTATGTATCCGCAACGCGCTCCTTGGATGCTATGGCACGACTCAGATCAGTGGAGCAGGGACCAACAACCGGCTTCCTGGTGACCACTCTCCAAGAAGTGCAAGACAAAAGTGGGATCGCTCTGGACGCAGCCGCAGTTGGAAATTCTCTCTTTCGTCATTAGAAGAGGGTTTCTGCGGGATGGAACCTCCACGATGCTGCCTCGGGCCCCAATCTTTGATCTGCCCTCCAGAGGAGGCCCCATTGCCAGGGGTTTGGACCAAAGACGGGCAGACGCTTTGCagaggctggagatggagatgggagatCAGCCATGTCGACTGGCCGACTGGATAGTCGTGGTGCTTTGTGGTCCATGCAATCTTGGCACCGCGAGCCCAGCTTGCAGGAGGGCGCTTCCGTATCGGGGTCTCAACTCATCTGCCCTGCCGCCACGGCATTCGTATACAGGGTTAGAGGCTCGTAACAATAAGCCTCACAGAAGGAGGGACGTTGGTACGGATATACACACTACGTATCCCTACGGGTCTGTTTATGGGCCTGGCTTGACTGCCTTGAGATCCCAATTATTGATCACAGCCCTAGTGGGTGCTTGAGCCGCTCCACGATTCAAGGTGCCGCATAGCGTGCTTACCTGAAACTCCAAAGGATCTTGATCTGTGGCCACGGATTCTATATCGGGGTTCGACGTCCAAGGGCTCCCCAGGTGGATCGTTTCTCATACGATCTTGGAGGTTACCGCGTCTATGGGACTGAAATAACTTCCAGAGTGTTTCCCTCTCGGATGCTAGACAGGGCCATTTAAGGAAACTATCGAGACGTCGTCGTTGGATATCTCaagccatgccatgccataGTCAGCACGACACCCTGAACCCCCAGCTCCTTTTCTCCGGCGTGCCCATCACGTCCTAGGCTAAGAGAGGTCTTGGCtgctcgtcatcatcatatcCGCCCATTGATCCACGACAGACTCTCTTATATCTGGCCTCGGCCGCGACCCTGGGAACCGCGCAAAGACACTCGGAGAAGAAACGAAAGACAATACGGCAGGAACTCTCAGGCATCGTCGATCTTTGGCCTGTTGACAGACGCCCATGTCGTTCAGGTTGCACCCCAACTGCCTCTGACCAATATTACCCCCCGGTGGCGCTCCAGACGCTTGCTGTCACCACCCATTCATATCCACCATTTTAGTCGTCGGTACTAAGCGGCCAAATACCCACAGCAGGAACTGCGTGCTAGTCGGTTAACCCTCCGACTCGACACCGCGATTCCTCACCCCCCTCCCCGGTTCGTTGGCTTAGCTCCCGCTGGCCATCTTGAAAGCATAGgatccttgaccttggctcgCACTAGAAGTCGATCTGCCCCCCAGGGACAGGATTCAAATACTTCAAGGGGACCGCACTGAACCTGACCAGGGCAAGGCCATCGTTCTCGTTCTCGTCTACATATTCTGTGCTCGGTATCTCGGCCCTTCCGCTCTCGTCAACCGGCTCGCAGGCGTCTCACCACGGATTCACTGTCGTCTACTTGACTTGGCAAGCTTACTGTTGCCAACTCTGGGTCTCAAAGCTGCGGGTGCCGCCTTTACAAGCAGACACCTGCACAGCATTCTCGATTGGCCCTGGCCTGTCACACGCCTCTCTGTCTTGCATACCTACAGGCACGATAGGGCACGAGTGCCTTTCTTTCCAGCCTCTTGCATCGCCGCCCAATACATGCTGCCCTCTCGCCATTCTCTATGAGATCATTTCCAGGCCCGCGAATTACCTTGTCCTGGAACCATCCACTTTGCCACCGCCCTATCTACCTTGCGACCAACTCTATATTTCTCATGCCTTCAAGAGCTCCTGGCCTCCCAACCTGATACTACAACTCATCTCCTGGACCACAGGACCTATTCCATGGCCCTCGCTATCCCGTCATCCAGTCACTCGAATCCCTACCTCTGTAGTTCTGGTAATCTGGTGACGGATCCCCTGTCATCGTCAGTGCCCATGATTTCGGTCATGTCTTACCAATACCcacctctgcctcctctcAGTAATGAGATGGACATGGCACATTCAGGCTACGTGCCATCCTACACTGTCCCTTCACAACAGCAGCTCTCTTCCTTGGGTATGGCCAATGTCCATGATGCACCATTGCCCAGCCAAGACCACAACATGGGCATCAAGGGGCCGTTTTCAACGTCAAGCGCTACGCCTTTACACCCGCCGGAAACAGaagctcagcagcaacagaTGGGTACCTCgggagaaaagaagagaaacaAGCTTGGATATCATCGCACCTCGGTAGCTTGTGGTAAGTTTCATCTCTGGTttgtcgtcatcctcacCTTTGGCTAACCCACCCAAGGCCATTGTCGACGTCGAAAGATCAGATGtatcccatccccatctgATGTCCAAGGTCGATGCATAAACTGCATCCGTTTGAAGAAGGAATGCAGCTTCTATCCGGTAGACCAGCCACCACCGGACGACTCACGAGCGAAGCAAACCTCTCGATCTTCGGCCGGCCCTAAGGGATCATCtgcctcatcatcaccagcagcgtCTACTAGCAACCCAACGGAGCGACCTAAACCATCGAAGCAACCTTTCAGCCCAT harbors:
- a CDS encoding Protein phosphatase methylesterase 1, whose product is MSDLQRAWAKSKYGMSNDIFNELDEEQETDQVPELPEPVDDDSSSASSASSVSSTGTVIPSPNQKLFARPQGVARGRTLEQIPWTTYFERELSLRSEQDSEVVYHAYLTSPVDKGPLFVMHHGGGSSGLSFAVVASEIKKRLPAAGILALDCRGHGSTVVPGDAALDLRLETLSTDLFNVIQLTKSEMKWPGMPPIVLVGHSLGGAVVTDLAKTGRLGTSVLGYVVLDVVEGSAIDALQSMHTYLSTRPSGFATLQAGIDWHVRSRTIRNSISARTSVPALLVFDENQDPTRPWRWRTNLGATQPFWEGWFVGLSKKFLEARGGKLLLLAGTDRLDTELTIGQMQGKYALQVFPEAGHFIHEDLPEKTAVSLVDFYRRNDRSTLVLPPKVSELLKQGKRV